From the genome of Bacteroidales bacterium:
GACAGCATTGAATTTAAATATGACTGTCATAAAGTTACCGATAATGTGATAAAGAAAAATGAAAACGGGTATACCTTTTATCGTTGGGAATTGAATAATATTCCAAAGTACGAAGAAGAAGCAGATGTTTATGACCGCATTGAACCGTACGCATATATCTGGGGCACCACAATTAAAAGCTGGAGTACCATTCCTGAATGGTACAAACAAAAAACATATAAAAAACTGGAAGCTACTTACGAGTTAAAAGAAGTTCTTGATACAATAATCAAAACCAATATGACTCCATTTGAAAAAGTGGAAGCTGTATACAATCATGTTACTCAAAATATTGATTATTCCTATGTCGACTTCCTGCAAAGCAATTATATTCCTAAACGTCCGGGACTGACATGCTCCGGCGGAATTGGCGATTGTAAAGATGTAGCCACGCTTATGATATCGATGTTACGCCAGCTGGGTATTGAATCATATTTCGTACTGGTAAAAACAAACAGGTATTTTCATAAATATATTATGCCCAGCATGCTGTTCGATCATGTTATTGTTGCTTACGTGATTGAAGGGAAGACATATTTTGCCGATCCCACATCAAACTATTATCCGTATTTCTGTCTTAACGAAAACGATGCCGATGCACATGCAATAATAATCCGCGATGGGGAATCAGATATTTTTAAATTAAATAATTATTATTCCGACCCTGTAAATAATATGCAGGAAATTAATATTGATGCTGATTTTAAAGAAGACAAATCAATTACTGTAAACGCTGATGTTAATACACAGGGCATAGAAGCCGGTTACCTTAGAGAAGTATTAAACCCCATGACCAATGAAGAACAGAAAAAATTCATTCCCGAATATTTTGGCGAACAACTTCTGGAAAATATGAAAATTGTAAGTTTTGATTTTGGTAATCTTAAAGATATTTCAAATCCTTTAAAATCAAATATTAAATTATCAGCCGAAAACTATGGTGAAAAAATTATGAGCATGCTGATTTTCCGCATTCCTTTTGTAAAAACTATTCTTTCCAGCACTGCTCTTAATAAAGAAAAAAGATTCACAGCTATTGACCTTTCACAGATACTGAATATTACTCCGGTAGTTCAAAAAGTAAATATTAAAATTCCTAAAGGATACAAGATTGCTGAAAAGCCACAAGACATACTTATTGAAAATAAATTCGGGAAATATGAATTAAAATTCACTAAAACTACCGATGAATTAATCGTTACAAAGACTCAAATTTTCAAAAACCGTGTTATTGAAGTGGAAGATTTCGATGCATTCAAAAAATTCTATACAGAAATTAAAGATGCCGATGAAACAAAACTCTCAATAAAAAAGTCAGAGTAAAATATTTAAAAAACCTGTAATGTAAATTGCAGGTTTTTTTTATCTTTGAAAAAAAGAAATACGATGAAAAAAACTTTACTCTTTATTCCATTAATCCTGCTGCTGTTTATTTTCCATAATAGTTCAGTAGCACAAGTAAGTTCGCTAAATATTGGATGGACATATGCTCGCATGTTCTCCCCTTTAAGCAACCTTGAAATCCCTATGTATGAATTCAACTTGAATAATCCCAACATCGAAAAAAAATATGACATGCCTGAATATTTCAGGGGGATATATACCGACTGGCGCATTGGCAGCCCAAAAGGAGGAATGATTATAGGATGGGCAAATAAACATGCTATTGCCGAAGCCGAAGGCATTGCCAAAGAAGACACCGATTCATTATATAAGGTACGAAATATCAAAACCCGCTTAAATGTATTAAGCTGGGGAGGATATTTTAGTCTATACCGAAGAATAAAAATGGGGATCACATTTGATTTCGGAAGTTTTAAAGTAATAAAAAAAGTAGCGCCGAAAGATGAATTCAAAAATGCTGAATGGGTTGCATTATATGATAAAAAGGGAACAGGCACCTTGGGGATGACTGTAAATATAAGCTTCCCTATTAAACTTAGCGAATCGCTTCAACTCCGCTTTCAGCCCTATGCGCAATATGTATTTATTGCTGCTCCGTTAAGTGTGGAAACAACTTATTATACCAATAAATATTTCTACAATCCATCTAGTTTTGGTATCAATACCTTTTTATCATTCATTTGGGGAAATCATTAAAAACATATACTATGAAAACAAAATATATATTTTCAATTTTATTCATAACCATATTTTTTATGTCGTGTGAAGTAAACCAGCAGGGATTAAGAAAATTCCACGGAAACTGGAATATCGACAAAATGGAATATTATGAAGTTAGCGGTGGCAGCTATACATTGGTAACCACAACTAACGATGCCGGTTATTTTCAGCTATACGATCAAATGTATGATGACCAGGAAAATGATTGCATATACAAATTCAACACGAACTTAACTTCATACTTTGCAACTGCACTAGGTACTTCAGGAAGTTGCTTATGGTATTGCCCGGCAAAAAACCAGATCGATTTCACCGGTGCCAGCGCAACCAGCGTTACTGTTGTCAAGAAGAATACAAATAATATGGAATGGACATATAAAAGCGGAAACTTTAAAGAAGTATTTACACTTAAACGAATTGATATCTAAAAGAAAAATTAATGTAAAAAAAGCGGAATTAAATTCCGCTTTTTTTATTGCATCACTATTGTCATTCCAAAAAAATTACATTCGCAAACCAGGCAAGAATGATTATACATTAACAATACAACAGTTTAGATTATTTACAATATTTGGAAATATTTTCTTTCGCCTCATTCAACCCAAGCGCTTCTGCATTTTTATAATCGGCGCAGGCTTCATCAAATAACTTCATTTTGATATACTCATTTCCACGACTGAAATATGCACCAGCATCATTAGGGTTCAGTTCAATAACTTTAGAGAAATCAGCAATAGCCTTATCCGAAATACCTTTTGAATGATATGCAACTCCCCTATTAAAATACACATTAGCATTATCGGGTTTTAATTCAATTGACTTTGAATAATCAGCAATAGCATTATCCAATAACCCCTGGTAGTTATATACATTACCACGATTATAAAAAGCATCAGCATATCCGGCATCCAATTCAATGGCTTTAGTATAATCGGAAATCGCTTTTTCAAATGATCCCATACTGCTATAAGCGTTTCCACGGTTATAATAAGTAACAGGAAATTTTGGTTTCAGTTCTATTGCTTTAGAATAATCAGCAATTGCTTTATCGTATTTTTTCTGATTATAATATTCTCCGGCCCGATTGCTATATGGATCGGCATAATCCGGTTCCAGTTCAATAGCCTTAGAGTAATCAGCAATAGCTTTATCGGCAAATCCTTGCGCTCCATATGCAAACCCGCGATTGTTATAAGCTTTTGTATGTTTTGGATTCAGCTCAATAGCTTTTGAAAAATCGGCTATAACATCATTCATATCTTTTTTCCTGTCTCTTTTTATACATCCCCTGTTAAAATATGCCAGCGTAGACTTAGGGTTTTGTGAAATAACCGTATCATAAAAAACCAACGGATCGGAATAGTTCCATGATTTTATTAATGTGAACGAACTGAAAAATATTATTACTGCAATAAATATCCATGTTCGTTTTGTGTCGCTATTTGTTGTTTTTTCCCATGGAAATAAATATAAAACAAATAAAAGGACACCTATCATTGGAGAGAAGAAACGATGATCCAGGTAATCGATATAAGGATGCCTGTAGAACATTGGAGGTAAAATGAAAATTAAAAACCAGGAAATACAAAATATTTTTTCTTTAATTGATCTTTCTTTATTCTTGAAAAATAATATAAGCAAAACAATAATTATAACAATACCCATAACGGTTTTTAATGTAGAGAAATTCGGAATAGGTGCAATTTTATATGGGATAAAAAACATGGCTATGGCTTCGGGGATGGTTCGCAGATTCCAGAGAACAGACATTATCCCTACTTCATCTTTATCATTTGAAAAACTCCCGATTGCCTTGATGCGCATCCAATACATCAATATTCCTGAAATGGCATAAAGCAAAAGGAGAATAAAGTATTTTTTTTCAAAACGTTTTTCTTTAGTATATAAAAAATAATAAAGCACAAACAGGATTGGAAGTAACATAGCACTTTCCTTGCAGAATAAAGCAATGGTGAATGTTATCCAGTGCCAGAATAAAAAATT
Proteins encoded in this window:
- a CDS encoding tetratricopeptide repeat protein, which encodes MKQNQSQKNTTIKKPLPLAKKQNPVIPFVLVFLIPVLLYIQTLAFDFSFFDDDVIIIDNISFLSDFYNAPFAFLTDAFISKCSSFYRPMQTLSYMTDIQLSGGNNPWMYHLTNVLLLGCIACSLFIFFRKLSLPVKPAILGSLIYCMHPLFISSVAWIPARGDLQLTLFSLLSFIFFIEFLKTKKNNFLFWHWITFTIALFCKESAMLLPILFVLYYFLYTKEKRFEKKYFILLLLYAISGILMYWMRIKAIGSFSNDKDEVGIMSVLWNLRTIPEAIAMFFIPYKIAPIPNFSTLKTVMGIVIIIVLLILFFKNKERSIKEKIFCISWFLIFILPPMFYRHPYIDYLDHRFFSPMIGVLLFVLYLFPWEKTTNSDTKRTWIFIAVIIFFSSFTLIKSWNYSDPLVFYDTVISQNPKSTLAYFNRGCIKRDRKKDMNDVIADFSKAIELNPKHTKAYNNRGFAYGAQGFADKAIADYSKAIELEPDYADPYSNRAGEYYNQKKYDKAIADYSKAIELKPKFPVTYYNRGNAYSSMGSFEKAISDYTKAIELDAGYADAFYNRGNVYNYQGLLDNAIADYSKSIELKPDNANVYFNRGVAYHSKGISDKAIADFSKVIELNPNDAGAYFSRGNEYIKMKLFDEACADYKNAEALGLNEAKENISKYCK